One genomic segment of Vibrio fluvialis includes these proteins:
- a CDS encoding nuclear transport factor 2 family protein has product MELKRLTHAALLAVIEAEHVDEREVERYFASSYQQVADGAVLKLSEFKQHLLTLKQLTRSMTVTVVAMAQQDEHVFSRHQVSVEKRNGERSMVEVIAHFQWREGKIVRCDELSRVIDGDQSDRALASVR; this is encoded by the coding sequence ATGGAACTGAAACGCTTAACTCATGCCGCGCTGCTGGCGGTCATTGAAGCTGAGCATGTCGATGAGCGCGAGGTGGAACGTTATTTCGCGTCCAGCTATCAACAAGTGGCCGATGGCGCTGTGCTGAAACTGAGCGAGTTTAAGCAGCACCTGCTGACCTTAAAACAACTGACGCGGTCGATGACCGTGACTGTCGTGGCGATGGCGCAGCAGGACGAACATGTGTTCAGTCGCCATCAGGTTAGCGTCGAGAAACGCAATGGAGAACGCAGTATGGTGGAGGTGATCGCCCATTTTCAGTGGCGAGAGGGCAAAATTGTGCGTTGCGATGAACTTTCACGCGTGATTGACGGTGACCAGAGCGACAGAGCACTGGCGTCTGTGCGGTAA